The genomic region ATACACTGTCAGCAGGGCAAAAACAACGGGTAGCGATTGCTGCAGCGCTTATTTTATCGCCTCAAATCTTGATCTTAGACGAACCTGTTTCCAATTTGGATGCGGATGGTATCGAAATTCTTACCGGTCTTTTGGCGGAGATTAAAAAGCGGGGAACGACGATTATCATCAGTGAGCACCGGCTGCACACATTTTTAGGAATTGCAGATTCATTTTTGCATATCGAAAACGGCAGGGCTGCACACCGGTGGACAGCAGATGAGTTTTGCCGTCTGCAGGAAGGTGAGTTACGGCAGTTCGGCTTCCGGTATCCCGGTATGGCGAACTTATCTTTGCGAACAAATAACATTCATACAACGGAAGTGATAGGACAACCTGAAAGCGCCGCACTAAACGAAACACCGAAAAGAGCAGCAGTAGAAACGTCAACACCGGATCCGGTTGTAAAATTACCGGAAGCGGCAAAAATAGAGCCGGATACATCGCAAACTGCTTTATGTGTGTCGGATGTAACGTATTTATACCGAAATGTCCGATATGCGGAAGATAGCAGCGAAAAAGGCAGCAGTAAGGAAAGGGAATGCGGTATACGGAATATCAGCCTTGTTTTTCCACAGGGCAGCGTTACTGCACTGACCGGAAAAAACGGTGCCGGTAAAACAACCCTGTGCAAGGTACTGTGCGGACTGCTGCGGCAGCAGAGCGGATACATTACCCTGCACGGACAAGAACTTTCGTGTGCACAGCGGCGGCGTATGAGCTATTTTGTGATGCAGGATGCCGATTATCAGCTGTACTCAGACAGCGTGATCAATGAGCTGCTATTGGGGCAAAAGCCGTCTCAAAGCGTAAAGAACCGAGCAGAAGAAGCGCTTGAGCTATTCCGCTTGCAGGCGGTACGGAACCGGCATCCTGCATCGCTCTCCGGCGGAGAAAAACAGCGGGTGGTAATTGCCGCGGCGTATTGCTCGGAAGCACAGCTCTTTGTGTTCGATGAGCCGACCAGCGGCATGGACGGCGAAGGTCTTTTGAGTATGGCACAGTGGGTTGATGCGCTTGCACAGGCGGGGAAAACCGTTGTCATTATCACCCATGATGAGCTGCTAAGTGAACTCGCTTGTGATTATAGGATAAGGATGATGGCTGCCGTAGCTATTTCTTAACGCTCGCCCGCGCAGCTTTTACGATAGATTGCTTCTCATATTAACTATTAACCGCACTTATAGTATAAAAGCTGCTTAATCTGTAACTATTGCCGCTAGATACGGTTATAGCGTATTAGGACTCTTTTAACAATCGGATGTTTTAGAGATGTTTACTCTATAAAGATTTCTATTATATAATATGCTATAATTATAATGATAAGCGCATTCTGCGTGCGTAAAAAAGGAGGAAGTATGGTTACAGTCGATCAAATTCAAAAGGCTCTGGACGGTATTCGTCCTCATTTGCAGGCTGATGGGGGCGATGTGGAATTTGTCTCAATGTCTGATGATGGTGTCGTTTCCGTCCGATTGAAAGGGGCTTGCGGTTCTTGCCCAATGGCTTTGATGACGTTAAAGTCCGGCATCGAAGCTCAATTAAAAGAATCCTATCCCGATGTAAAAAAAGTTGTCTCCGTTTGATGTTCATGC from Treponema vincentii harbors:
- a CDS encoding ABC transporter ATP-binding protein: MSMITFCDVSFCYGEAELAAGNRQDACIEGMSFDIRDGECVVLCGRSGAGKSTVLRLINGLAPAFYEGTLHGSVLVAGREPASMPPEQRVQTFGVVFQDPRSQFFMNSVQDEIAFSAENIGLEPMYVKEKVREAAALLNIEPLLCRTVDTLSAGQKQRVAIAAALILSPQILILDEPVSNLDADGIEILTGLLAEIKKRGTTIIISEHRLHTFLGIADSFLHIENGRAAHRWTADEFCRLQEGELRQFGFRYPGMANLSLRTNNIHTTEVIGQPESAALNETPKRAAVETSTPDPVVKLPEAAKIEPDTSQTALCVSDVTYLYRNVRYAEDSSEKGSSKERECGIRNISLVFPQGSVTALTGKNGAGKTTLCKVLCGLLRQQSGYITLHGQELSCAQRRRMSYFVMQDADYQLYSDSVINELLLGQKPSQSVKNRAEEALELFRLQAVRNRHPASLSGGEKQRVVIAAAYCSEAQLFVFDEPTSGMDGEGLLSMAQWVDALAQAGKTVVIITHDELLSELACDYRIRMMAAVAIS
- a CDS encoding NifU family protein — translated: MVTVDQIQKALDGIRPHLQADGGDVEFVSMSDDGVVSVRLKGACGSCPMALMTLKSGIEAQLKESYPDVKKVVSV